One genomic window of Thermosinus carboxydivorans Nor1 includes the following:
- a CDS encoding transposase — MYIRQKPLFSFDTLMQYQPKTRLAMVFESIDLHPLLKTLPIKSIRGPKGYSSAALIKAFLAMRLCSIPTVTLLVERLKTDLVFRYECGFSLEQPVPSLATFSRFFQKIAETDSLQVLFSALVDTAIQDKVISGEVVAIDASAIDSYEKPVPKKELNSNGDSATWGAKLDTHGNQHVWFGYKL, encoded by the coding sequence ATCAACCCAAAACTCGTCTGGCGATGGTTTTTGAAAGTATTGATCTTCACCCCTTGTTAAAGACTTTACCAATAAAATCTATCCGCGGCCCTAAAGGATATAGTTCAGCCGCATTAATAAAAGCCTTTCTTGCAATGAGGTTATGTTCCATTCCTACCGTCACATTACTGGTCGAGCGCTTAAAAACTGACTTGGTTTTTCGCTACGAATGCGGCTTTTCACTAGAGCAGCCTGTACCATCATTAGCTACATTTAGTCGTTTCTTTCAAAAGATAGCTGAGACAGATAGCCTACAAGTGCTATTCTCTGCTTTGGTAGATACCGCCATTCAAGACAAGGTCATATCTGGTGAAGTTGTTGCAATCGATGCCAGCGCCATCGACTCTTATGAAAAACCTGTTCCTAAAAAGGAGCTAAATAGCAATGGCGACAGTGCTACCTGGGGTGCTAAGCTAGATACCCATGGTAATCAACATGTATGGTTTGGCTATAAACT